ACAAACTATGCCCATCTTCTAGTTTTAAATATGCATGATTGTTATCCTTTACTGCTACGGCAAAAACTGCATGACCATCAGGAGTTACTTTTGCAATACCTGTCGCATCTGTAGTCACCTTTGCTATTGCTTGCTTTTGATAATTATAAAGGGTGATTTTTGTATTTGCTTCTGGGGTAGTTGTAATAATATCTGCCGCTGCAAAGAGGTAAGAATTGTCTTTTCCTTTCTTAACTATAAGACCAAGATCAGAACCTAGCAGGTTACTATTTATAAACCTCCCTTCTTGATAATAAGCAGGGTGGCAAGGATTATCTTCTTGCTCCCAGTTATACACTTGCTTACGCCATCTATAAATGCGGTTATCCCAGTATTGCTCTTCTCTAGCATCCTCATCATCACTCTCTGCTTCTGTGTATGAGTCGTCATAGTAATCCCCATCATAATAATCATCATAGCTATCATCATCTACAGCGGTAAATGTATCATCTGTACATTCAAAGATTGCGTATGCTGGCTTATAACTTATCTCTATACGATATAGTGCTCCTGGATCTGCCTTAAATACCGTAGAGAGATCAATACCATGAGCTTTCCACTGCCCATTATCTAGGTCTTCTTTATTTGCTATTTGTATGGTTTTCTTTGCTATCCTGCGACCTACTCTTTTTAGGTTATAGGTGCTTGCATCATTGAGTTGTCCATCTTGTAAAAACTGTAACACATTGTTTTCAAAAATCTTAATGATCCTTACATCTACGTGGCTCAAGCTTGCGGCTTCAAAGTAAAAAGGAGTACTTGCGGAATTAGGTAAAATCACACCATTAGTTATTGCACGCACAGCAGGTTTTACCTGCTCAAAACTTACTGATTCTTGAAACTGCTCTTTAAGCCTATATCCATCTGTACTTTTAATTCCTTCAAAAACCTCAACCAGTGCATTTCCTACAATTTTAGTCTCTGGATATACAGTAAGTACGTTACCATTTACTTCAAAGCGAAGATTACCACCTTGCTGGATAGTTACCAGTCCGGCAAAGTTTTGCTTGTCTTGTATAGGGTCAGAAAAGTTAATTGCCAGTGAGGCATTTGCTCCTCTAGTTTGATCAATACCTATAATTTTAAAGTTATTACGACCAGGAATTTCTACGGTATTTTCTCCTTTAGTTTCTTTTGCTCCTATCTCTTTACCATTCCACGATACTTCAATTTTTGAGTCCTCTTCGGCTCTAGAGATACTGTCTATTCTAAAGGAATGAAATCTAGCATAAGCATCTTGGCTAAACCATTTGATAGATAATGCGTTTCCATTTTGTGTAGCATTTATGAGTTGTTGCGCTTTCGCGAAAGCGATATCATCACTCCCCTCTATCTGTCCTTCTAGATAGTTATATTCTTTACTATATGATTGTATTGCACGCAGGTTCACCTTAAAATCTGGCGTGATAGTCTTGAATGTAAATTGAAACTTCTCCATTCCAGACGCTAGATCATCGTAGAGTTTATCTAACAATACAGTCACCACATACTCCACATTTGCCTCTAGTGGTTCACTAGGCACAAACTCTAGTAATCGCTGGTTGCGTATTGTTAGTTTACCTGAAACACTAGGGCTTATTTTAAGTATATCATCAGGTAATTCCTGATCTAATTCAAACTGAGTAAGCGCTTTTGCAAGTTCCACACGTATAGGATTCTTCACAGACTGTCTACCTTCTGTAGTGTACGAGATGTAATCCTTGTACTTAAATAAATTATCTGTAGGTGCTGGAGTTTTATCGCAAGAAATGGCAAATAAGAACAAGGTAATGACGGTGAGCAGATGGTTTTTACGCATTGATTGTGATGGTGTTAGGTGTCCAAAACTAAGGGTTACTTATTGATAAACAAACAAGTTATTCCTCAAATTTTGGGTGCTCAAAAGTATACCAAAAGGCAGCAGATTTTAAGCAAATTAGTAACTGATTGAATTTAGATTCAGGTAGTGTGGTTATTTGTTGAACGGGAATGTTAAAACGTGTAGTATAAGCGTGTTAACTTTTGGGAGTACTTTAACTTTTATTAAAAGAGTACTCGCGCTCTACTTTACAAATCCTGACCGTATAATTATCGTACCAGTCTGATTTACCCATGCGCTGGGCACCTTGATGTTCTGCTTGTGCTTTCCAGTGAGCGATATCCTTTAATGTTTTCCAGTAAGAGACGGTAATCCCGAGATGATCACCATCATTCCTTGCTCCCTCTACTCCTAGAAAACCCGGCATTGTTGCTGCAATCTCCTCCATAAGATCTGCGGCTTGTTTGTAACCTCTCGTGCTACTGGTTTGTGTAGATGTAAAAATTACAGCGTAGTAAGGTGCTTGCATTATTCAGTTTCTATTTTGTACAACACAGGCTTACTTGGTGTCGCATCGTTCTCAAAAGAGGCAATTTGTAAATTGAGAAGATATCTACCATCTGCAACTTTATGAGGCACGTAAATCATCTCTGTGATGGTTGCATCCAGACGTATATTTTCTTCTACATTCCAGAATGCATGATGTGCTTTAAGAGCACCGCCATCTTTCTCTTTATCTACACTTGGAAGATCTATGAGGAGGTGTTTGATTCCGCTTTCGCGAAAGCGTACCATTGCTTTTTCTTCTATAAACGGCCAGTTTGTGTGAGACCAATTCATTGATTTCTTTTCGCGTGCATTAGGCAGTGTGCGTATGACCAAAGCTTCTGGAGATTTACCTTTAAGTACACTGTGGAACTGCTTATCTCTTAGTATAAAATCGTCTTCGTCGTTATCTAAGGGTTCTGGGATTACAGTAATTACCTCTGCCACAAAAAAAAATGTCTTCAGGTTTTTATTGATACTGTGCACCTTTTCTGTAATGTGTCCAGCGGTCTCTGTATGTGTGCCGTGAGAATGTGGATTAAACGTTATTGTAGTGAAGTTTACATCTCCACCTTCACTCACTTTACCTATCCACTCGCCATCTGTGACTGTCTCAAACGTAGGCGGATCAATATACCATGCCAGCGGATTCTTCTTAGGAGTAAGAGGAATCGAGAGATCAATAGGTTTTAAAAGATCGACCTTAAAAGTTTCTTTATTATGGGTTATTGTTGCAAGCATAGCGTAATTCAAAAGAAGACTAAAGATAAAAATACTCAAGTGATTTACCTAGACACATTAAGCTCATTGCTATAAGCTATGCTACTTTAAGTTGAGTATAAATAAGTCACTAGCAATACCATCGCTTAGGAACTTCCCTTTTTTTGACACATACACACGGTCACCTTCTATAAACAAAAGATGTTCTTCTACATGCTTTTGCGAATACTCAATAAAATAGTCTCTATACTTATCGCCATATAAAGTGGCTATCTCTGTAAGTGAAACCCCAAACTGCGTGCGCAATCTAGTCATCACATACTCATTATATTGATCTGTAAGCGACAGCTCTTCTACCTCCTGTGGCAACTGACCAGTTGTTACTGCTTTAATATACTTCGGGTTGTTATTAATATTCCACGCGCGGCGCTTTCCATCATAACTATGTGCAGAAGGCCCTATCCCTATATATTTTTTTCCTTGCCAGTAGGCCGTATTGTTTCTAGAATGGAAACCAGGCTTTGCAAAGTTTGAAAACTCATAGTTCTCATAACCTGCTTCTTCCATTTTACGTATTAAAAGCTCATGATGTTCTTGAGCAACTTCGTCCTCTACGGGTGGTACAATTCCTTTTTTGATAAAGTTCTCTAATGCTGTCTTAGGTTCTACGGTAAGTGCGTATGCAGATATATGAGGTACATCAAGTTTTAGGGCTTGATCAATGTTATCTTCCCAGCGCTCATTAGTCATCCTAGGGATTCCGTAAATGAGATCGAGCGAACTATTAGGAAATTGTTTTCTTGAAAGCACTAGGCAATCTATGGCTTCTTTAGCGTTATGCGCACGGTTCATTAATTTGAGATCTTCTTCAAAAAACGACTGTACGCCTATACTTAACCTGTTAATTCTTGATGCCGCTAGTTCGCTTATTTTCTCTGGAGTAAGATCATCAGGATTTGCTTCTAGCGTAATTTCTGGATTTTCTTCAATCGTATAATGCGTATAACAGGCATCTATAATCTGTTCAATCTCTGCAGTGTTCAAAACAGAAGGTGTACCTCCACCAAAGTAAACATTAGACACTTCATCATTTTCAAACTCACCTTTACGCATCTCAAGTTCGCTTATGATAGCCGTAATCATTTCCTCCTTTTTACCCATGGTGGTCGAAAAGTGAAAATCACAATAGTGACACGCTTGCTTGCAAAATGGTATGTGAATGTAGATGGACGCCATAATTTCTAAAAGAATATTACTTTTTTACCCGCTTTTCATTCTGCTTTACAAAGCTTTCCCAGCCAGAATAGCTTTTACCTATTTCTACTTTTCCAGAGTTGTAATAATGACAGACTGCAGCTGCGAGTCCATCTGTGGAGTCTAAGTTTTTAGGTAAGGTTTTTAGTTTCAATAAAGATTGCAGCATTCTTGCCACTTGCTCCTTACTCGCATTACCGTTTCCAGTAACTGCCATTTTTATCTTTTTAGGAAGATATTCTGTGATGGGGATTTCTCTAGATAATCCTGCAGCCATCGCCACACCTTGTGCTCTACCTAGCTTGAGCATACTCTGTACATTCTTACCAAAAAATGGTGCCTCTATCGCAATCTCATCTGGGTGATAGGTATCAATTAATTGGATAGTTCGCTCAAAAATGAGCTTAAGTTTTACGTAAGGATCACTATATTTCTGCAGCAACAACTCGTTAAGCAGCATGAATTCCATCTTCTTTCCGACCACTTTTATTAATCCAAAACCCATAATTGTAGTTCCTGGATCAATACCTAATATGATTCTTTCGTCTGCCACTGCTTTTATTGTTACTTTGTGCTCATCCTTAACAAAGAAATGAATGCCTAGATTATCTCACAAAGCTACGCAATTACTCTGGGCGACTCTTAAGATTCTCATTGTAGTACTCGCTGGATATTTTATTTATAGCAAACTCAACCGAAGCGGACTAATTAATCTCCAGTTTCAACTTTTTGAAATAAACACGTCATCGTTATATTTCTATATTATAATAATACTACTATTTACCCGTGCCAATTGGCTTTTTGAGTTTAAGAAATGGCAAGTTTTAGTAGGTTACTTAAGGCAGTTAAGCTTTCGCGAAAGCGCACAACAAACCCTTACGGCTCATCTTGCTGGTTTTGTAACTCCTGCAAAAGCGGGTGATTATGGTGCCAAAGCGCTGTATTACCCCAAAGAGCAACGCAAAAAAATACTCTTCTTAAACTTTATAGGAAATATGTATCAGCTGCAGGCAACGCTTGTAGTTGGCTTTATAGGCTTAGGTATATTAGCGTTATTTACAAGTGGCACTGCAATCTTTTTCTGGGGTCTAAGTATTTTTATGACACTGGTATTTTATCAAATATTACCAAAAATTCTCAGACGTTTCAACTGGTCATTAAAAGGAAATGCATGGCATAAAATCAAGAGCTTTTGGAAGGTCATACCTAAAGATATCAAACGCAAGACTCGTTTATATTCTTTTATACGTTATGCAATATTTGCACATCAATTTTATATCATTTTACTGATGTTGGGAGCAGATATCCCCTACGTATTTGCCATGTCGTGTATTGCGGCAATGTATATTTTAAGTTCTTTAATACCTGTGATGCAACTACTGGATGTAGTAGTACGGGGCGGAGTTGCTGTCTTTGTGTTTAGCTGGTATTTTGTGCCGGAAGAAATTGTGTTAAGCACCGTGCTCATTATGTGGTTATGCAATGTCGTGTTGCCACTCTTGCCAGGAACTATCTTCTTGTTCAAAAATAAAAAGCGCTCAAGCTCAGCCCTATAAAAGATGATCTGGATACTACTTTTTGTTTTTGTTTCTTACGGTATGATCATACTTGGCTTCGCCATTAAAATAAAGCATGCTGGTACTTTTGATAATCATACTAGAGCGCATAGAAACAGATTTACAGTAATTGTACCATTTAGAAATGAATCTAAGAACCTGCCACGATTATTAGCCTCACTAGCAACTATAGATTACCCTACATCTAACTGGGAACTTATTCTTGTAAATGATGACTCTACAGACAACTCCCTTGAAGTGATTGATCAATGCCTCAGGAGTTATCAGATTTCTAATGTGATTATTATTAATAATCTGCGTGCTACAGCATCCCCTAAAAAAGATGCGTTGCAAACTGCTATTAATAAGGGAACACACAACTGGATTGTGACGACAGATGCAGATTGCTACGTCCCTACACAATGGCTTGCCACACTAGATGCTGCGAT
The genomic region above belongs to Dokdonia sp. Dokd-P16 and contains:
- a CDS encoding antibiotic biosynthesis monooxygenase family protein, whose amino-acid sequence is MQAPYYAVIFTSTQTSSTRGYKQAADLMEEIAATMPGFLGVEGARNDGDHLGITVSYWKTLKDIAHWKAQAEHQGAQRMGKSDWYDNYTVRICKVEREYSFNKS
- a CDS encoding cyclase family protein, translated to MLATITHNKETFKVDLLKPIDLSIPLTPKKNPLAWYIDPPTFETVTDGEWIGKVSEGGDVNFTTITFNPHSHGTHTETAGHITEKVHSINKNLKTFFFVAEVITVIPEPLDNDEDDFILRDKQFHSVLKGKSPEALVIRTLPNAREKKSMNWSHTNWPFIEEKAMVRFRESGIKHLLIDLPSVDKEKDGGALKAHHAFWNVEENIRLDATITEMIYVPHKVADGRYLLNLQIASFENDATPSKPVLYKIETE
- the hemW gene encoding radical SAM family heme chaperone HemW — translated: MASIYIHIPFCKQACHYCDFHFSTTMGKKEEMITAIISELEMRKGEFENDEVSNVYFGGGTPSVLNTAEIEQIIDACYTHYTIEENPEITLEANPDDLTPEKISELAASRINRLSIGVQSFFEEDLKLMNRAHNAKEAIDCLVLSRKQFPNSSLDLIYGIPRMTNERWEDNIDQALKLDVPHISAYALTVEPKTALENFIKKGIVPPVEDEVAQEHHELLIRKMEEAGYENYEFSNFAKPGFHSRNNTAYWQGKKYIGIGPSAHSYDGKRRAWNINNNPKYIKAVTTGQLPQEVEELSLTDQYNEYVMTRLRTQFGVSLTEIATLYGDKYRDYFIEYSQKHVEEHLLFIEGDRVYVSKKGKFLSDGIASDLFILNLK
- the ruvC gene encoding crossover junction endodeoxyribonuclease RuvC — protein: MADERIILGIDPGTTIMGFGLIKVVGKKMEFMLLNELLLQKYSDPYVKLKLIFERTIQLIDTYHPDEIAIEAPFFGKNVQSMLKLGRAQGVAMAAGLSREIPITEYLPKKIKMAVTGNGNASKEQVARMLQSLLKLKTLPKNLDSTDGLAAAVCHYYNSGKVEIGKSYSGWESFVKQNEKRVKK
- a CDS encoding lysylphosphatidylglycerol synthase domain-containing protein; amino-acid sequence: MPRLSHKATQLLWATLKILIVVLAGYFIYSKLNRSGLINLQFQLFEINTSSLYFYIIIILLFTRANWLFEFKKWQVLVGYLRQLSFRESAQQTLTAHLAGFVTPAKAGDYGAKALYYPKEQRKKILFLNFIGNMYQLQATLVVGFIGLGILALFTSGTAIFFWGLSIFMTLVFYQILPKILRRFNWSLKGNAWHKIKSFWKVIPKDIKRKTRLYSFIRYAIFAHQFYIILLMLGADIPYVFAMSCIAAMYILSSLIPVMQLLDVVVRGGVAVFVFSWYFVPEEIVLSTVLIMWLCNVVLPLLPGTIFLFKNKKRSSSAL